The genomic DNA GATGCCTCACGGCTTCAGCAGGTCGACCTTCGTCTCCCGGAATCCGACGCCGATGTCTTTGGATGGTATGCTACCGAAAAGTATGTCTGTCTCACCGTGCTCGCTTTCCGTGAAGGCTTGCTGTTAGGCAAGGAGCATTTTATTGTGAACAAACAGCAATGGGACTTTGAGGAATCGAACCTCGACTCGCTTGTTGTCCGCTATTACCTTCGTACCTCCAGGGAACCACCGTCCGAACTGATTTTACCTCAGTCATTACCGATCGAAAAAGAGATGCTCTCTACCTGGCTCGGTGAACATTTTAAGCGGCCCATCGGTATTGTCATTCCACAACGAGGGATAAAGCTTCATCTTATCGATCTTGCCCAAAAAAACGGAAAACTCTATCTGGAAATCCATCGCCCCATGCAGGCGATCGAAAGCGTGCAGGCGCTTAAAAAAGTCTGTTGCCTTCCCAACATGCCCTCGCGAATCGAAGCTTTTGATATTTCCAACATGGGAAGCAGCTTTGCTGTTGCAGGCATGATTTCTTTCAGGGATGGTGTCCCGGATAAATCGAATTACCGGCGGTATAAGATTAAGAGTGTCGAAAATCAGAACGATTTTGCCATGATGATCGAAGCGGTGAAACGCCGCCTGGACCGTTTAAGGCGGGAAAACAAACCTTTTCCCGACCTTCTTCTTATCGATGGTGGAAAAGGCCAGCTGAGTGCCGTGCTTAAACCGCTTTATGAGTTCGAAAATCCTCCCATGGTAATTTCGCTGGCCAAAAAAGAAGAGATACTCTACTCCCCATACTGTAATAATCCGGTGCGATTGCCGCAAAACCACAGTGCACGAAAACTCGCAGAGCGAATCAGGGATGAAGTTCACCGGTATACGGTCACCTATCACCGAAAACTGCGGGGCAAACAGTTCAAAGGGTCGTCACTCGAGTCTCTTGAAGGAATCGGGCCCGGAAAAGCGAAATTGCTGCTGCGGCGGTTCGGGTCGATCGCCCGGCTTAAAGAGGCTCCCGTCGGGGAAATCGCCCAGGTAAAAGGTTTTTCCGAAGAATCGGCCCAAAAGCTGAAAAGTA from Chitinivibrionales bacterium includes the following:
- the uvrC gene encoding excinuclease ABC subunit UvrC: MVHFAKKIFRLRDCRKRLPLKRPVRPCLNYSMKRCSGACGGKISREAYNENIQMLIKFLQGKRKDLIASLNEQMEQASALLEFEQAALLRDQIRLIKDASRLQQVDLRLPESDADVFGWYATEKYVCLTVLAFREGLLLGKEHFIVNKQQWDFEESNLDSLVVRYYLRTSREPPSELILPQSLPIEKEMLSTWLGEHFKRPIGIVIPQRGIKLHLIDLAQKNGKLYLEIHRPMQAIESVQALKKVCCLPNMPSRIEAFDISNMGSSFAVAGMISFRDGVPDKSNYRRYKIKSVENQNDFAMMIEAVKRRLDRLRRENKPFPDLLLIDGGKGQLSAVLKPLYEFENPPMVISLAKKEEILYSPYCNNPVRLPQNHSARKLAERIRDEVHRYTVTYHRKLRGKQFKGSSLESLEGIGPGKAKLLLRRFGSIARLKEAPVGEIAQVKGFSEESAQKLKSML